Sequence from the Fibrobacter sp. UWR2 genome:
TTCCCAGACTTCCTGGAATTCGGCAAACGTCATGGTGCTTGTAGGGGTGTAGCCAAGTTGGTTATTGATGATGTCCGAGTAGTTCTTTATAATTTCGTAGAGTTTTTCTTCGGAGTAGGGAACGGGAAGTTCCAGGTGGTCCCAAATGGCGCTGAACATGGAGACGAGTGACTGCTCGATTTCGCCCCATTCGGGGAGAGCTGGGTATGTCTTGCCTGTCTCGAGTTGCGTGACGAGGTTCTTGTACGCCTCGTCTTCGGCCCAGGATTCAAGAACCTTCTTGGATGTGGGGAGGAACCCTATCTGTTTTGTGTATTCGTCGAGAGTCTTGTCCTCGGTCAGGAAGAGCAGTAGCTGGATAGCCTCCTTCCTATTGTTCTTTGCCGGAATGGCAAGGTTCGAACCTCCGATAAAGCTGACGCTACCCGCTGTCCCCCTCGGGATGGGGAGTACGGCGACTCCGTCCGATCCGATTCGTGCATTCGACAGCCCGCCCTGCGAACTGTGGATGCGAGTCTGCATTACGACTTCGGCTGTGCTTACGATAAAGGCCAGTTCGCCGTTGTTGAACTGCTGTGCAATCTCTGCCGAGTTTGCCTGTAGTGACTCGGTAGAGACAAGCGAATCGATTACGAACGAGATGTATTTGGCAATCCCTTCGAGCGTGTGGGGGGGAGAGCATATTGGAGCACCATTTGCCGTTCTTGTCCTTGTCGACAAAGGAACCGCCGTAACTCCATATCCAGGGGGCAAAGTTGTGGGGAATGTTCCAGTCGCTCTTGCCGGGGAGCGCGTAGCCGCGAA
This genomic interval carries:
- a CDS encoding extracellular solute-binding protein encodes the protein MKTAPGFAATRSPARATGTFPTTLPPGYGVTAVPLSTRTRTANGAPICSPPHTLEGIAKYISFVIDSLVSTESLQANSAEIAQQFNNGELAFIVSTAEVVMQTRIHSSQGGLSNARIGSDGVAVLPIPRGTAGSVSFIGGSNLAIPAKNNRKEAIQLLLFLTEDKTLDEYTKQIGFLPTSKKVLESWAEDEAYKNLVTQLETGKTYPALPEWGEIEQSLVSMFSAIWDHLELPVPYSEEKLYEIIKNYSDIINNQLGYTPTSTMTFAEFQEVWEKAMGKAGKSENTDEAAAQAEASGLNPTPFIFCFVLIVSFLFSYTRKRKR